From a region of the Methanolobus tindarius DSM 2278 genome:
- a CDS encoding DUF7287 family protein yields the protein MDNRGQMQIDYIIGISIFLTSIIFLFSYTSGLFLPFQSNSDEITLIADRISTNIVEQELSAREPGHITILDGKKVSTFFSEINSNYGGILNFYGLNGTYLRYDMNVTIENETSILYSGGKQLPQYSNIAQTKRVIMLKDETTENSSVAVLSVRVW from the coding sequence TTGGATAATCGCGGACAGATGCAAATAGACTACATAATAGGAATATCAATATTCCTGACCAGTATTATTTTCCTATTTTCATATACTTCAGGTTTATTCCTGCCCTTTCAGTCAAACTCCGACGAAATTACCCTGATTGCAGACAGAATATCTACCAACATCGTAGAACAGGAACTCAGTGCCCGGGAACCCGGACATATAACCATTCTTGACGGAAAAAAGGTCTCTACCTTTTTCTCAGAAATAAATAGTAATTACGGTGGAATTCTCAATTTTTACGGATTAAACGGTACGTACCTGCGCTATGACATGAATGTCACAATAGAGAATGAGACCAGCATATTATATTCCGGTGGGAAACAGCTTCCGCAGTACAGCAATATTGCACAGACTAAAAGAGTAATAATGTTAAAGGATGAAACCACGGAAAACTCATCTGTGGCCGTTCTCTCTGTGAGAGTGTGGTAA
- a CDS encoding DUF7289 family protein: protein MTREDRTNAAVSETLGYILLFAIVTLSMGVIYAIGYPALQSNMDANVFESAEQNFIVLQSNMERVAFDQTPVKVLKLKLQASSIAVTNESSISVAYDGNHMEPYPTGEIVFSKDEKTIAYEIGSVFKKYPSEASVMVSEPPIYVTSLDNTNVTNIGIVSLNGNSQMGGKGIATINLRHNSSNMSMSNSTTNVSVLINSTHAFKWEEYLGEMGFTVDNVTESSVNAHINNTMLIMSNHVVDVDIS, encoded by the coding sequence ATGACTCGAGAAGATAGAACAAACGCAGCAGTTTCCGAAACACTTGGATATATCCTGTTATTTGCAATTGTCACCCTGTCCATGGGAGTTATCTATGCCATAGGATACCCGGCACTGCAAAGCAATATGGACGCAAACGTATTTGAAAGCGCAGAACAGAATTTCATTGTGCTGCAAAGTAATATGGAGAGAGTTGCCTTTGACCAGACACCTGTTAAAGTGCTTAAATTGAAACTCCAGGCTTCTTCTATAGCTGTCACCAACGAGTCTTCCATATCTGTGGCCTATGACGGGAATCACATGGAGCCATATCCCACTGGCGAAATTGTGTTTTCAAAAGATGAAAAGACAATAGCCTATGAAATAGGAAGTGTCTTCAAAAAGTATCCCAGTGAAGCCTCAGTGATGGTTTCAGAACCGCCCATATATGTCACTTCACTTGATAATACCAATGTGACAAATATAGGTATTGTGTCATTGAATGGAAACTCACAGATGGGCGGAAAAGGAATTGCTACAATTAACCTCAGACACAATTCAAGCAACATGAGTATGAGCAATTCAACCACCAATGTCAGTGTGCTTATCAACAGCACCCACGCGTTCAAATGGGAGGAATACCTCGGTGAAATGGGATTTACTGTTGACAATGTAACTGAATCAAGTGTTAATGCACATATCAACAATACCATGCTTATCATGAGCAATCACGTTGTAGATGTGGACATATCCTGA
- a CDS encoding DUF7289 family protein, which translates to MRDKKSLNRNEDAVSEVVDFSITLGVMLLAIAVIALAGYPMVQHMKENGHMENIKQSFSVLTPNVNKIVFGKAPSQSVELKLYGGTIYVTGSSYMNISMEQWNESTSSLETVSYERQLRMIENQYIDTSVAYENTGAWVKYPQGRALMISKPVFAYDNNSLIIPMVTITGSKGTSGSGLIRVISDGGQLAVETYNNVSKVEITMSSEYYEGWNTYFQESLEMANTSVNTTTRTIYAEKSYNPNIDVFIMVSPMSVTVE; encoded by the coding sequence ATGAGAGATAAGAAAAGCCTGAACCGGAATGAAGATGCTGTTTCTGAAGTTGTTGATTTCAGCATCACACTCGGAGTTATGCTCCTTGCAATTGCAGTGATAGCACTTGCAGGATACCCCATGGTCCAGCACATGAAAGAAAACGGACATATGGAGAATATAAAGCAGAGCTTTTCAGTACTCACACCCAACGTAAACAAAATAGTATTCGGAAAAGCGCCATCACAGTCAGTTGAACTGAAATTATATGGTGGTACGATTTACGTAACCGGCAGCAGTTACATGAATATCAGCATGGAACAGTGGAATGAATCTACCTCATCTCTTGAAACAGTATCATACGAAAGACAATTGCGTATGATAGAAAACCAGTATATAGATACTTCAGTTGCTTACGAAAATACCGGTGCATGGGTAAAATACCCTCAGGGACGAGCACTAATGATATCAAAACCTGTTTTTGCATATGACAATAATTCCCTTATCATACCAATGGTAACCATCACAGGTTCAAAAGGAACCTCCGGTTCAGGACTTATCCGCGTGATATCTGATGGTGGTCAGCTTGCAGTTGAAACTTACAATAATGTGTCTAAAGTAGAGATAACGATGTCCAGTGAATACTACGAAGGCTGGAACACATATTTCCAGGAATCTCTGGAAATGGCAAATACATCCGTAAATACCACAACACGGACAATTTACGCAGAAAAAAGCTACAATCCGAACATAGATGTGTTCATAATGGTGTCACCAATGAGTGTGACAGTAGAATAA
- a CDS encoding DUF7288 family protein, whose translation MNNKAQLHTLEGLGAAVLMTLTILTITQSTMIVTPQNELAIDVHLEQISSDALTVMDINPVGSDQWNLTECIASWDMSEASYPNNMVGNLDELDGGLQYLLPDTLYNVDLAYIEGDELKVRNAIIKGPAGKNAVVARHFVTLTNETVSEMGGNWNLGDTELRVVEVRLTTWKV comes from the coding sequence ATGAACAATAAAGCACAACTACATACCCTTGAGGGTTTGGGTGCAGCCGTCCTGATGACACTTACAATACTTACTATCACACAAAGTACAATGATTGTCACACCGCAGAACGAGCTTGCAATTGATGTGCATCTTGAACAGATAAGTTCTGATGCTCTTACTGTAATGGATATCAACCCTGTGGGATCTGACCAGTGGAACCTGACAGAATGCATTGCAAGCTGGGATATGAGTGAAGCAAGTTACCCCAATAATATGGTCGGGAATCTGGATGAACTGGACGGTGGACTTCAGTATCTTTTACCGGATACATTGTACAATGTGGATCTGGCATACATCGAAGGAGATGAATTGAAGGTTAGAAATGCTATCATTAAAGGTCCTGCCGGCAAAAATGCAGTGGTTGCCAGACATTTTGTAACGCTCACAAATGAGACTGTGTCCGAGATGGGAGGAAACTGGAATCTTGGAGATACTGAACTGAGAGTTGTAGAAGTGAGGTTGACAACATGGAAAGTCTGA
- a CDS encoding DUF7287 family protein: MMDNKGQIAVDFLLGISLFLIALTFTVQFIPGMFMSGSAGESSLDYTAYRTATVLVEDTGWWANSTSSGTDWEEHPANIMRIGLAVDDDPSSKLTNSPNIISRNKTLQMMNVDDTTFIEMMGLYNNVDDTPFHYGYNISFIQDGNILILNNTSIIRGQIIPEYQESTKITRIVLMEKSSIASFHGDDLTSETANTATINITGPFTENITIQISDLNLTGSSTFLNASLDGTILKQPSNYTVCKMNGWEKASFNGTLSSDDVLSFNFDKELFSSSSEYRLDLEFRNVTLPTPGPPFTNYNDENSTHYEPAYLVVEVWE, translated from the coding sequence ATGATGGATAACAAGGGTCAAATTGCGGTTGACTTCCTTCTTGGAATATCGTTATTCCTTATTGCCCTGACCTTTACAGTGCAATTCATACCGGGTATGTTCATGTCAGGCTCAGCAGGCGAAAGTAGTCTGGATTATACCGCATACCGCACGGCCACCGTCCTTGTGGAAGATACGGGATGGTGGGCAAACAGTACAAGTAGTGGAACTGACTGGGAAGAGCATCCTGCTAATATTATGAGAATAGGACTTGCTGTTGACGATGATCCCAGTTCAAAGCTCACAAACAGCCCAAACATCATTTCAAGGAATAAAACATTACAAATGATGAATGTTGATGACACCACTTTCATTGAAATGATGGGACTCTACAACAACGTCGATGACACTCCTTTTCACTATGGTTATAATATTTCATTTATACAGGATGGAAATATCCTGATACTAAACAATACCAGTATAATCAGAGGACAGATAATCCCGGAATATCAGGAAAGCACAAAGATAACACGTATAGTCCTAATGGAAAAAAGCAGCATTGCAAGCTTTCATGGTGACGATCTGACAAGTGAGACGGCAAACACAGCTACCATCAATATAACAGGTCCTTTTACAGAGAATATCACAATTCAGATAAGTGACCTGAATCTTACAGGTTCATCTACATTCCTTAATGCAAGCCTGGATGGCACAATATTAAAACAGCCATCAAATTATACCGTGTGTAAAATGAATGGATGGGAAAAAGCATCCTTCAACGGAACATTATCTTCTGACGATGTCCTGTCTTTTAATTTTGATAAGGAACTTTTCAGTTCATCCTCAGAATACAGACTTGACCTTGAGTTTAGGAATGTAACACTTCCTACACCCGGGCCTCCTTTTACAAATTACAACGATGAAAATAGCACACATTACGAGCCTGCCTACCTTGTTGTGGAGGTGTGGGAATGA
- a CDS encoding VWA domain-containing protein, with protein MVFLKKVTYFLLIFIIFSISALALDVEFLTTDVQGNAAEAVNISVLISDNGTPVNNALVNFTTDLGVLSFPSVYSNSSGMAEVSINSTVSGTAHVNASAGNVSNQTTVTFSPLSVLSITVHADQSQNTAGNITNITFSPTDTLGNINYSTPVNLNIIVKDIFGVPLHDLEMYVDASTVSHLNASSTERNVTYVASPSDDFLLSFNCTVAGNITIYSTVGSVTNTTYLDIIPGSPGLMKVIYDKEYTVNTSSNISAIVYDSFSNPIENVNISFSVTSPEDTVYNSPNVYNSAHLSSYNGTTDSSGIVPNTFTTDKRAGGNIVTINVLNTSLEHNVTITGTADLIDYFFLSYTPEYALSNNEDRYTLSARPVDQFMNPILPLSTPIKEQVQFRTDGGSIVLVPLNSQGSANTVVGPTPYIESLSVTATYRNESGYTNFTNSTSLYFTAGALDSMDFYANPGAVLSQDLNGNHDANITLVALDEWGHTLPNIHVLFNNTNTTVGTLTINGYNDTNLINATTDSEGRISGLFSGNVSGNTSIQAISGNVTMLTNISVKAEPFLSVKLAVSPTSVNSGSIVNITTEISIEGELPIVRPAASAMLVLDRSGSMDPDYYAGSPLDVVLVIDRSGSMSGTPIQDARDAAKEFTDNLVSNSEVGIVSFASSSGVNKDMTLLNDYNNKVSVKSAIDSISDGGYTAMGEGMADANDLLINHGRLSARKVMIVLTDGETNSGTDQDGENAIAYANANGVTIHTIGLGSSLDEALLRHIASETGGTYYNAPDSSDLSEIYATISQELSDYDVSEIEYGVEGFTPYDYTFEDSLSTPSSVDNVTLKFKGYDLDYTFNAGSNYGGSNAGECLVKVNGNNLVLIPSSDTPDNNDDLSIHEYDISSYVQPGSNTVSFYDYYSVITGGSYTNAVQDFEILWNGVTVQSYSDRVYLDGSGYDCSFDLMEPYETTILINETINDLKVQLDWDNSSNDLNLKLTSPSGTIYGYDDNTTGYYPDDTSEYIWIHPLSYVYPDDDGDTVEKGDWTITVSGTSSEDFTITTYIDKKSATQLSSHAFMSSFDETRGDSAGLALYSYEDVVSSDSQTSYVLANSTWVGYFTPDTDGYYIFNVSWDDSTTVNVTLYDGIDALSSATGTSYCEVSALLSAGDTYNIDVSKGAGAQTDTKFTVNVSTTEIDTVMTAYYDSGGGGGTPKVRTWDGSDWSSETSANYVGASPVYVALESSPTESEIIMATSDDSYDVNVQIWDGSSWGAVDQFSSNLESYGQRGFDLKYEQVSGDAIITYMDMGEDDGVPLYRVWDGSSWSSESLVYSNNEGKGNVRWVRLEANPNSDEMILVTMDDKYDLCAQVWDGSSWGNQIELTDDVVIESYQCFDVMYEQNSGRAIVAWADYDGHMKYRIWSGSSWNSETTMYSYSDYVYWVKMAADPNSDRILLATEDRSYDVYVTDWDGSSWESPFRVERDVYEYSRRSVDVAFEENSGTGIIVWGEDSPVPKYRTWDGSTWSSESSTYAIGSSGYTRWVQLTPDPSSDAIFLMTSDGSNDLNIQRWDGSSWDIVTEVETSSTRYYECFDIVFSDTDQTPVATPVSWNEWTGSVTSTFENDSLSHLENAIDTITADGLTAIDEGLYLANNELSSADGNSTIVIMTDGLDNAGYHSLLEEAYRARDNNTVIYTVGFGNSESEVDPILEEIATITGGEYYFAPNSSVLKEIFQGIAMQITNFSAGGPVLDLRVPYNYVTPLAVAKATYQSGSSNSTTGNLTHFDIPTAPATGNAEPTVTTSGTTSTMEWQLPNMGPGDKWGIWYQMRVDGAGYVPIIMPTSTVTYTDLSGENITVVVGGGGAANVGGGAASVSSYSLGNLKMVSDDSIMKIDNSTTLTLTLEDTLGNSSYAFVYLYSNIGYFGSNENPINVTVVGSDTVEFSSAIAGRAYITAYAYNINNMSDVLVARDVLSIRPKGTISIS; from the coding sequence ATGGTATTCTTAAAAAAAGTAACATACTTTCTCTTGATATTTATCATCTTTTCAATCTCTGCTTTAGCGCTGGATGTCGAATTTCTCACAACTGATGTACAGGGTAATGCCGCAGAAGCGGTCAACATAAGTGTATTAATATCAGACAATGGAACTCCTGTGAATAATGCACTGGTAAACTTCACAACGGATCTTGGTGTACTTAGTTTCCCTTCAGTTTATTCAAATTCATCCGGTATGGCTGAAGTAAGTATAAATTCGACAGTATCAGGCACAGCCCATGTTAATGCAAGTGCCGGTAATGTCTCTAACCAGACAACTGTAACCTTTTCTCCATTATCCGTATTATCTATAACAGTCCATGCTGATCAATCTCAGAACACGGCAGGTAATATTACAAACATTACATTTTCACCAACCGACACGCTGGGGAATATCAACTACAGCACACCGGTAAATCTGAATATAATAGTGAAAGATATCTTTGGCGTTCCTTTACACGACCTGGAGATGTATGTTGATGCTTCAACAGTATCCCACCTGAATGCAAGTTCTACCGAAAGAAACGTTACTTACGTTGCATCACCATCCGACGATTTCCTTCTCTCCTTTAACTGCACGGTTGCCGGTAACATCACCATCTACTCAACAGTTGGTTCAGTTACAAACACCACATACCTTGATATTATCCCTGGTTCACCAGGACTTATGAAAGTCATATATGACAAAGAATACACGGTAAACACCAGTTCCAACATATCTGCTATTGTTTACGATTCTTTTTCCAATCCGATAGAAAATGTCAACATTAGTTTTTCAGTAACATCACCCGAAGATACTGTTTATAACAGTCCCAACGTCTATAATTCAGCTCACCTGTCATCTTATAATGGTACTACAGACTCAAGCGGTATAGTTCCAAACACATTTACAACCGACAAAAGGGCAGGCGGAAATATTGTCACCATCAATGTCCTGAACACATCACTTGAGCATAATGTCACTATAACAGGAACAGCAGATCTAATCGATTACTTCTTTTTGAGCTACACTCCTGAGTACGCTCTTTCAAACAATGAGGATCGTTACACCCTTTCGGCCAGGCCAGTGGATCAATTTATGAATCCAATATTGCCACTTTCAACTCCTATCAAAGAGCAGGTTCAGTTCAGAACTGATGGTGGAAGTATTGTGCTGGTGCCATTGAATAGCCAGGGAAGTGCAAACACTGTTGTCGGCCCAACACCTTACATCGAATCACTTTCGGTAACTGCAACCTATAGGAATGAATCAGGTTATACTAATTTCACAAACAGTACTTCTCTTTATTTTACAGCAGGAGCTCTTGATTCAATGGACTTCTATGCAAATCCAGGTGCAGTTCTTTCCCAGGACTTGAATGGAAATCATGATGCTAACATAACATTGGTGGCCCTGGATGAATGGGGTCATACTCTTCCGAATATCCATGTTCTGTTCAACAATACAAATACAACAGTAGGAACACTAACAATAAATGGTTACAATGATACTAATTTAATAAACGCCACAACCGATTCAGAAGGCCGCATATCCGGACTGTTTTCCGGAAACGTGTCCGGTAACACAAGTATTCAGGCAATTAGCGGGAATGTGACAATGCTGACCAATATCAGTGTCAAAGCTGAACCTTTCCTTAGTGTTAAACTGGCTGTAAGTCCTACATCAGTAAACTCAGGTTCTATTGTGAATATTACAACTGAAATCTCTATAGAAGGTGAACTGCCAATTGTAAGACCGGCAGCAAGTGCAATGCTTGTGCTTGACCGTTCTGGCAGTATGGATCCGGACTATTATGCAGGAAGTCCCCTTGACGTTGTTCTTGTCATTGACCGTTCCGGAAGTATGTCAGGAACCCCTATTCAGGATGCAAGGGATGCGGCAAAAGAGTTCACTGATAACCTTGTCTCAAACTCAGAGGTTGGTATTGTTTCATTTGCAAGTTCAAGCGGTGTGAACAAGGACATGACACTGCTCAATGATTATAACAATAAAGTATCCGTGAAAAGTGCCATAGATTCAATATCTGACGGGGGATATACTGCCATGGGAGAAGGTATGGCAGATGCAAATGACCTTCTTATTAATCATGGCCGTTTAAGTGCCAGAAAAGTAATGATCGTCCTGACTGACGGAGAAACAAATTCAGGTACAGACCAGGATGGTGAAAATGCCATAGCCTATGCAAATGCCAATGGTGTGACTATCCATACAATAGGACTTGGAAGCAGTCTTGATGAAGCCCTGCTGCGTCACATCGCATCAGAAACCGGAGGCACTTACTATAACGCTCCCGATAGTTCCGATCTCAGTGAAATCTATGCTACGATATCCCAGGAATTAAGCGATTACGATGTGTCTGAGATAGAGTATGGTGTTGAAGGTTTCACACCTTATGATTATACTTTTGAGGATTCACTTTCAACTCCCTCCTCTGTAGACAATGTTACATTAAAATTTAAAGGATATGATCTTGATTATACATTTAATGCAGGTTCAAACTATGGAGGTTCAAATGCAGGTGAATGTCTTGTTAAAGTAAACGGGAACAATTTGGTGTTGATTCCTTCTTCTGACACTCCCGACAATAATGATGACCTTTCCATTCATGAGTATGATATATCCAGCTATGTCCAACCAGGAAGTAATACAGTTTCTTTTTATGATTATTATTCGGTTATCACTGGTGGTAGCTATACAAATGCCGTACAGGATTTCGAAATTCTCTGGAATGGGGTCACAGTCCAATCTTATTCGGACAGAGTATATCTGGATGGAAGTGGATACGACTGTTCATTCGACCTGATGGAGCCTTATGAGACTACGATCCTTATCAACGAAACAATTAATGATCTGAAAGTTCAGCTAGATTGGGATAACAGTAGTAATGACCTAAATCTTAAACTGACAAGTCCATCTGGAACTATTTACGGATATGATGATAACACAACAGGTTACTATCCGGATGACACGTCCGAATATATATGGATTCATCCCTTGTCATATGTTTACCCTGATGACGATGGGGATACAGTAGAGAAAGGCGACTGGACGATTACTGTATCTGGAACTTCTTCAGAAGATTTCACAATTACAACTTACATCGACAAAAAGAGTGCAACACAGTTGTCTTCACATGCCTTTATGTCAAGCTTTGACGAAACAAGAGGCGACAGTGCGGGACTTGCTCTTTATAGTTACGAGGATGTAGTTTCAAGTGACAGCCAGACAAGTTATGTGCTGGCTAACAGTACGTGGGTTGGTTACTTCACTCCTGATACAGATGGATATTACATATTCAACGTATCATGGGATGATTCTACCACAGTGAACGTAACTCTCTATGATGGAATCGATGCTCTTTCATCAGCAACAGGTACAAGTTACTGTGAAGTTTCAGCATTGCTTTCCGCAGGAGATACCTACAATATTGATGTTTCCAAAGGTGCCGGAGCTCAGACAGACACAAAGTTTACTGTAAATGTTTCCACAACTGAGATTGACACTGTAATGACAGCTTATTATGACAGTGGAGGAGGTGGCGGTACTCCAAAGGTAAGAACATGGGACGGTAGCGACTGGTCTTCAGAGACTTCTGCTAATTATGTAGGTGCCAGTCCGGTTTATGTGGCCCTGGAATCAAGTCCAACAGAATCAGAAATAATTATGGCAACATCTGATGACAGTTATGATGTCAATGTCCAGATATGGGATGGTTCTTCCTGGGGTGCAGTCGATCAGTTCTCAAGTAATCTTGAGTCTTATGGTCAGAGAGGTTTTGACCTGAAATACGAACAGGTATCCGGGGATGCAATAATAACTTATATGGATATGGGAGAAGACGATGGTGTCCCACTTTATCGTGTATGGGACGGTTCTTCATGGAGTTCAGAGTCTCTTGTATACAGTAACAACGAAGGCAAAGGTAATGTAAGATGGGTTCGGCTTGAAGCAAATCCGAATTCAGATGAAATGATACTTGTGACAATGGATGACAAGTATGATCTCTGTGCCCAGGTATGGGATGGTTCTTCCTGGGGTAATCAGATAGAATTGACCGATGATGTCGTAATTGAAAGCTACCAGTGCTTCGATGTCATGTATGAACAGAACTCAGGAAGAGCAATAGTTGCCTGGGCTGACTATGATGGCCACATGAAATATCGCATATGGAGTGGCAGCTCATGGAATTCAGAAACAACAATGTACTCTTATTCAGACTATGTTTACTGGGTAAAGATGGCAGCAGATCCAAACTCAGACCGGATTCTTCTTGCTACAGAAGACAGGTCATACGATGTTTATGTAACAGATTGGGATGGTTCTTCCTGGGAATCGCCTTTCAGAGTAGAGAGGGATGTTTATGAATACAGTAGAAGGTCTGTGGATGTTGCATTTGAAGAGAACAGTGGTACAGGTATCATTGTATGGGGTGAAGATAGCCCGGTTCCTAAATACAGAACATGGGATGGCAGCACCTGGAGTTCAGAATCATCAACATATGCCATAGGAAGTAGTGGTTATACACGCTGGGTTCAGTTGACTCCTGATCCTTCATCTGATGCCATCTTCCTTATGACTTCGGATGGTAGTAATGATCTTAATATCCAGAGATGGGACGGTTCATCATGGGATATAGTTACAGAGGTTGAAACATCATCTACCAGGTATTATGAGTGCTTTGATATTGTTTTCAGTGATACTGACCAGACGCCTGTAGCAACTCCTGTTTCATGGAATGAGTGGACAGGTAGTGTAACTTCCACATTTGAAAACGATTCCCTGTCACATCTGGAAAATGCAATCGATACTATTACTGCTGATGGGCTTACAGCAATTGATGAAGGTCTTTATCTTGCTAATAATGAATTGTCATCTGCAGATGGAAATTCCACCATAGTCATTATGACAGACGGACTTGACAATGCAGGTTATCATTCATTGCTGGAAGAAGCATACAGGGCCCGGGATAACAATACGGTAATCTACACTGTTGGGTTCGGTAATAGTGAATCAGAAGTAGATCCAATTCTTGAAGAAATTGCAACCATCACGGGCGGTGAATACTACTTTGCACCTAACTCCAGTGTCCTGAAAGAAATTTTCCAGGGAATTGCCATGCAGATTACAAATTTCTCTGCAGGCGGTCCTGTGCTGGATCTACGTGTTCCATACAACTATGTGACTCCCCTGGCAGTTGCAAAAGCAACATATCAATCAGGAAGCAGTAATTCCACTACAGGGAACCTGACACACTTTGATATACCCACAGCACCTGCAACAGGAAATGCAGAACCTACTGTTACAACATCAGGTACTACCTCCACAATGGAATGGCAGCTGCCTAACATGGGTCCAGGAGACAAGTGGGGTATATGGTACCAAATGAGAGTAGATGGTGCAGGTTATGTACCAATTATCATGCCAACTTCAACTGTAACATACACTGACCTTAGTGGTGAGAATATCACTGTCGTAGTAGGTGGTGGTGGAGCAGCCAATGTTGGTGGTGGGGCAGCCAGTGTTAGTTCCTATTCACTGGGAAACCTGAAAATGGTGTCCGATGATTCCATAATGAAAATAGACAACAGTACAACTCTTACACTCACCCTTGAAGATACATTGGGCAATTCAAGTTATGCGTTTGTATATCTTTACAGTAATATCGGATATTTCGGCAGCAATGAGAACCCAATAAATGTTACAGTTGTAGGTTCAGATACAGTGGAATTTAGCAGTGCCATTGCCGGAAGAGCTTACATTACTGCATATGCCTATAATATCAACAACATGAGTGATGTCCTTGTTGCAAGGGATGTTCTGTCTATAAGGCCAAAAGGAACAATCAGCATAAGTTGA
- a CDS encoding DUF7289 family protein, producing MKDFIRSDIAVSSVVGMIMILALTITSVSVIFLYGVPTIYEMEDMANAQKAEQAFTVLDSRTSKVALGESPSQTTSLSMMSGKLEVNGNNESYNESQIVVISVDIDAAWYNSFKQNRYRWQGWKDYTANPGMNEFNASMGNIVYRDNDRIIGYEGGGVWSMYPSGKSVMISPPEFHYNGETLTLPIMKVEGNALHTGNQDVDITVSSNNMPVVLYPDPGSDSRRTNPLTSDKVIIYIKSDFYHAWAEYANTLAYATAETDEANKTAIVELEVIPAMGKDTLKTAFKVGSVNPTNPEPIYNFSFDLEARASQGLNPSNYQITATSGTKTLTYIVAKKGGANQLLVDVEYEDTAVGMVETWENNGIFVVSGSNEDQSSIVDLLSKTYTLEYDENSDFSWDNDSTTSLGPNVDYSKGDIMPLYNLTQHYMKLITMDGSVVFNLQQPGHSDPVDYDASTLTLYYDGMPGSITYLHVSRNDLSVNLD from the coding sequence ATGAAAGATTTCATCAGATCGGATATCGCAGTATCATCGGTAGTTGGAATGATAATGATACTGGCACTTACCATCACATCGGTGAGTGTGATCTTCCTGTATGGAGTTCCTACAATCTATGAAATGGAAGATATGGCAAACGCCCAGAAAGCTGAGCAGGCATTCACAGTACTTGACTCCAGAACAAGTAAGGTAGCCCTTGGTGAGTCCCCAAGCCAGACTACATCCCTTTCCATGATGAGTGGAAAACTCGAAGTAAACGGGAACAACGAATCTTACAATGAAAGCCAGATAGTTGTAATCTCGGTGGATATTGATGCTGCATGGTATAACAGTTTCAAACAAAACAGATACAGATGGCAGGGGTGGAAAGACTACACTGCAAATCCGGGAATGAACGAATTCAATGCTTCCATGGGAAACATCGTTTACAGGGATAATGACAGAATTATCGGTTATGAAGGAGGAGGAGTTTGGTCAATGTATCCTTCCGGAAAATCCGTTATGATCTCACCTCCGGAATTCCACTATAACGGTGAGACACTCACACTCCCTATTATGAAAGTTGAAGGAAACGCATTGCACACCGGAAATCAGGATGTTGATATAACTGTCAGTTCTAATAACATGCCTGTTGTACTTTATCCGGACCCGGGGTCGGACTCCAGAAGAACAAATCCACTTACATCTGATAAAGTTATAATCTACATCAAGAGTGATTTCTATCATGCATGGGCAGAATATGCGAACACCCTTGCATATGCCACTGCTGAAACGGATGAGGCTAACAAGACTGCTATTGTCGAACTGGAAGTCATCCCTGCAATGGGAAAAGATACATTGAAGACTGCGTTTAAAGTTGGTTCTGTTAATCCTACTAACCCAGAACCAATCTACAATTTCTCCTTTGACCTTGAAGCCAGGGCATCCCAGGGCCTTAATCCGAGTAATTACCAGATAACCGCTACATCCGGCACAAAGACTCTCACATACATTGTTGCAAAAAAGGGTGGTGCTAATCAGCTGCTTGTCGATGTTGAATATGAGGACACCGCAGTGGGCATGGTTGAAACGTGGGAGAACAATGGTATTTTCGTAGTGAGCGGTTCAAATGAAGATCAATCATCAATTGTTGACTTGCTTTCAAAAACCTACACATTGGAATATGATGAAAACAGCGATTTCTCGTGGGACAATGATTCGACTACCAGCCTTGGACCAAACGTAGATTATTCTAAAGGCGATATTATGCCACTCTATAATCTGACGCAGCATTATATGAAACTGATAACAATGGATGGTTCTGTAGTTTTTAATCTCCAGCAGCCAGGGCATTCTGACCCGGTGGATTATGACGCATCAACTCTTACATTATACTATGACGGAATGCCCGGAAGCATAACATACCTCCACGTGAGCAGAAATGATCTTTCAGTAAACCTGGATTAA